The Synechococcus sp. CC9605 sequence ACGCCACGGCACCTCCGCAGGGTCGCCCTAGTCGAACCTCAGAGCTCGTTGTTCAGGGCAAGGCACTCAACCCCGAAGGCATTCAATCCACCATCAATGACTGTCTGCTGGCGGATGACGTGCTCGCCATGCAGCAACAACAGCTCCAACAACAACAACCCACATCGCAAGGCTGATTGACATGAACCACGCCGTCATCTCCTGTTTGCACGCCAACCTTGCCGCCGTGGAGGCGGTGCTCGACGACATCGACTCCCAGGGCATCCAAACCATCACCTGCCTTGGCGACCTTGTGGGCTACGGACCCCAGCCCAATGAAGTGGTGGAACTGGTGCGCGAGCGCGAGATTCCCAGCTGCCAGGGGTGCTGGGACGAGGACATCATTGACGGTCTGAATGCCTGTGAATGCAGCTATCCCTCCCAACTGGCGGAACGACGAGGCCATCGCGCCCATCACTGGACAGCCGATCTGCTGACGGAGGAGAACAAGGCCTTTCTGGCTGAACTTCCGATGACACTGCGGCGCGACAAGCTGCTATTTGTGCATGGCAGTCCGAACAGTCAGCACGAATATCTGTTGCCTGACATGAACGCTTTTGCTGCCCTTGAACGGGTGGAAACAGCAGGAGCGGAAACCTTGTTCTGCGGCCACACCCACCAGCCCTATGTGCGCGAACTACGGCAGGGGTCCATTCGGGTGAAGGTGCAACAACGCGACCAAGGCGCACCAGCAGAACAAGAGCTGGAACTGCCAATGCGGCGGATCGTGAACGCTGGTTCTGTGGGGGAACCGCGTCATGGCAGCACCAAAGCCACCTATGTGATCCATAACGACAACACCGGAGAGGTGACGATTCGAGAGGTCGACTACGACGTCGCCAAAACCTGTCGAGCGATCGTTGATGCGGGCTTACCTGAGGTGTTTGCCTGGAGGCTCAGCCACGGCTTCGAATACGCCGAGCGAGCTGAAGACGCCAGCCACGTGTGTGAGCGCTGATGGAACGCTGGGCCCTGGTGAGCGGTCTCCAAGGAGACCTGGATCTATACGAGCAGATTCAGAAGGAGTTGAAGCAACAACGGGGTGTTGCCAATCTCTTCGTTCTCGGTGATCTGATCGGATCACAACGCAAGTGCAATGCACTGCTCGAGCGGCTGAGGCAGCCGAAGCGCGCTGATCTTCCGCCCGACTGCATCTATGGCTGGTGGGAAGAACAGCTACTTGCGGAGTGTGGCTACCGCGGCGAAGGCAAGGCTGAAGGCCTCAGAGCCGAGCAGGGCGAAGCGGCGGTTGGAGAACTTCTCGCTGCGGTAGACGCCGACCATCTCAACTGGCTTGCATCGCTGCAGTTCGGGTTCATCGAACTCGACTGCGCTTTGATTCATGGCAGCTCCGCTGACGTCGGCGACCGGCTGACGGAAAACACCTCAGCCCTGGTACTACTGGATCGGCTGACACGGCTGGATGTGAACCGGCTGTTTACGGCGCGGTGTAGGCGTCAGTTTCGACTGGAGCTTTCCGGTGGATCCATCCAATCCCACGTCAAAGACCATGCCGGTGAACAGCAGAGCGAACAGGCTGTGCCCAAACGAAGCGTGATCGGCATTGGTGGGGGGAGGCACTACACCCTCTACGACCCCGCCACAGATCACATCGAATTTCGAATTGCGGGAGGGCCTTCCAACGCTTCGGGGATGGGCTTTGGCTGACTGCTACGTCTCGAGATGTTGTTTCGCAGCAACTGCTGAGCGAGTTGCTCGCCTGAACACAACAACGTCGTTTCACAACCTTTGATCCCAAAGATCACCTCTGTTTTTCAGACCCAATGACCACCGCACCAGCCACCGCCAACATCCCCGTCACCATTCTCAGCGGCTTCCTAGGAGCGGGAAAAACCACGCTGCTGAATCACATCCTGAGCAATCAGCAGGGGGTGAAGACCGCGGTGCTGGTGAACGAGTTCGGTGAAATCGGCATCGACAACGATCTGATCGTCACCACCGATGAAGACATGGTGGAGCTGAGCAACGGTTGCATCTGCTGCTCGATCAACGACGAGCTGATGGAGGCGGTGGAACGGGTGATTGAACGGCCCGAGCCACTCGATTACATCGTCGTGGAAACCACCGGTCTGGCCGATCCCCTTCCGGTGGCCATGACCTTCCTTGGCAGTGAGCTGCGGGACCAAACCCGCCTGGATTCGATCATCACGTTGATCGATGCAGAAAACTTCGACGACGTCGTTCTGGACACGGAAGTTGGCCGGGCCCAGGTGATTTACGGCGACATCCTGCTGCTGAACAAGTGCGACCTCGTCTCCGAGGAGCGGCTCGAGGCTGTCGACCAGCAACTCAGAGACGTCAAGAACGATGCGCGGATCCTGCGGTCGGTGAAAGGAGACGTGCCCTTGCCCCTACTGCTCAGCGTTGGACTGTTCGAATCCGACAAGGTGAGTTCCCCTGCCGACGATCCGAGCCTGGATCACAGCGACTGCGACCACGACCATGGCCACTGCAGCCATGACC is a genomic window containing:
- a CDS encoding CobW family GTP-binding protein, giving the protein MTTAPATANIPVTILSGFLGAGKTTLLNHILSNQQGVKTAVLVNEFGEIGIDNDLIVTTDEDMVELSNGCICCSINDELMEAVERVIERPEPLDYIVVETTGLADPLPVAMTFLGSELRDQTRLDSIITLIDAENFDDVVLDTEVGRAQVIYGDILLLNKCDLVSEERLEAVDQQLRDVKNDARILRSVKGDVPLPLLLSVGLFESDKVSSPADDPSLDHSDCDHDHGHCSHDHDHGHDRGHDHSQGHDHSHGHDHSHGDGHDHGHHHHSHNHGDHQDIEGFTSVSFQSDGPFSLRKFQNFLDNQMPQEVFRAKGVLWFNESERRHVFHLAGKRFSIDDTDWTGDRKNQLVLIGRDIDHTTLREQLQACVAH
- a CDS encoding metallophosphoesterase family protein, with the protein product MNHAVISCLHANLAAVEAVLDDIDSQGIQTITCLGDLVGYGPQPNEVVELVREREIPSCQGCWDEDIIDGLNACECSYPSQLAERRGHRAHHWTADLLTEENKAFLAELPMTLRRDKLLFVHGSPNSQHEYLLPDMNAFAALERVETAGAETLFCGHTHQPYVRELRQGSIRVKVQQRDQGAPAEQELELPMRRIVNAGSVGEPRHGSTKATYVIHNDNTGEVTIREVDYDVAKTCRAIVDAGLPEVFAWRLSHGFEYAERAEDASHVCER